The Enterobacter asburiae genome window below encodes:
- the tagH gene encoding type VI secretion system-associated FHA domain protein TagH, translating into MRFTIISTKPGHQPPQSSCDFYAPGGTIGRGTDNNLVLPDNDRTISRLQAIVHVDAQGECRVTNRGSVTRVVLNDIPLERGRQVELQDGDILGIDDYRIEVTELIHDTQPVSRMAASMHQQARPAAASAPAAQPKPASAAPRGKAEPTAVPTEIWDSLMQEFSISDSISSNRTKPQPAASHDPFSQPAAPERNAEDPLAMFNDSDPKFERKNVDPDTLFSDEALFKKESIFDDVTPSTLVPPGETTPAKPEDEATDELDPLALFGGKASAPAARNDDPLGLMGGAPLTHPDDILAEKPAPVPEPEQEEDVLADSPLFAPEPQEEPRAEEEPARPDYAGFTMPTPQAVARSSAQAPKGRLRIDPVNNASAPTATANSGEKGEVLQGELLEALLEGMGLSEMQPVPQFDRENMRQLGQILGMFSQGTVALLSSRSILKRGVKADMTMVLDDANNPFKLLPTGKTVLIQMFGTPMPGFMPPTKSVRDALIDLQAHQLGMISGIRAIIAAMLQSFNPEQLEEQAKQNGMTSRLALPGSRKAALWDYFVRSYGETAGEIEDDFHTLFGEAFLHAYDMEVNQYKDSQSGSEDK; encoded by the coding sequence ATGCGATTCACGATTATTTCTACGAAACCCGGTCATCAGCCGCCGCAAAGCAGCTGTGATTTTTACGCCCCGGGCGGCACCATTGGGCGCGGTACGGATAACAATCTGGTATTGCCGGATAATGACCGCACCATCTCTCGTCTGCAGGCCATTGTTCACGTGGACGCCCAGGGCGAATGCCGCGTGACCAACCGTGGCAGCGTCACCCGCGTGGTATTAAATGACATTCCGCTGGAGCGAGGGCGTCAGGTTGAGCTGCAGGATGGCGACATTCTCGGTATTGATGACTACCGCATCGAAGTGACCGAACTGATCCACGATACCCAGCCCGTAAGCCGTATGGCGGCCAGCATGCATCAGCAGGCGCGTCCGGCAGCCGCGTCCGCGCCCGCTGCGCAACCGAAGCCGGCGAGCGCCGCACCGCGCGGGAAAGCCGAACCGACCGCCGTGCCAACGGAAATCTGGGATAGCCTGATGCAGGAGTTCTCCATCTCCGACAGCATCTCCAGCAACCGTACAAAACCGCAGCCTGCTGCATCGCACGATCCGTTCTCCCAGCCTGCCGCCCCGGAGCGTAACGCTGAAGATCCGCTGGCGATGTTCAACGACAGCGATCCAAAGTTTGAGCGTAAGAATGTCGACCCGGACACGCTGTTCAGCGACGAAGCGTTGTTCAAAAAAGAGAGTATTTTTGACGACGTCACCCCGTCAACGCTGGTGCCGCCGGGCGAGACGACCCCCGCTAAGCCAGAAGACGAGGCGACGGACGAACTCGATCCGCTGGCCCTGTTTGGCGGTAAGGCCAGCGCGCCAGCCGCGCGTAATGACGACCCGCTCGGGCTGATGGGCGGCGCACCGTTAACCCATCCGGATGACATTCTTGCCGAAAAGCCTGCGCCAGTGCCGGAACCCGAGCAGGAAGAGGACGTGCTGGCCGATTCTCCGCTGTTCGCCCCTGAGCCGCAGGAAGAACCGCGTGCTGAAGAAGAGCCCGCGCGACCGGATTACGCAGGCTTCACCATGCCTACGCCACAGGCCGTTGCGCGCAGCAGCGCTCAGGCCCCGAAGGGCCGACTGCGCATCGACCCGGTCAATAACGCCTCCGCCCCAACCGCCACGGCGAACAGCGGTGAGAAGGGCGAAGTGCTGCAGGGCGAGCTGCTGGAGGCGCTGCTGGAAGGCATGGGGCTGAGCGAAATGCAGCCCGTCCCGCAGTTTGACCGTGAAAACATGCGTCAGCTGGGGCAGATCCTCGGCATGTTCTCTCAGGGAACCGTGGCGCTGCTCTCCTCGCGCTCCATCCTCAAGCGTGGCGTGAAGGCCGATATGACCATGGTGCTGGACGATGCCAACAACCCGTTCAAGCTGTTGCCGACCGGCAAAACCGTGCTGATCCAGATGTTCGGCACCCCAATGCCGGGCTTTATGCCGCCGACCAAATCCGTGCGCGACGCGCTGATCGATCTGCAGGCGCACCAGCTGGGCATGATCTCCGGTATCCGCGCCATCATTGCCGCGATGCTGCAGTCCTTTAACCCTGAGCAGCTGGAAGAGCAGGCGAAGCAGAACGGAATGACCTCTCGTCTGGCGCTGCCGGGCAGCCGCAAAGCCGCCCTG
- a CDS encoding IS5-like element IS5 family transposase has protein sequence MSHQLTFADSEFSSKRRQTRKEIFLSRMEQILPWQNMVEVIEPFYPKAGNGRRPYPLETMLRIHCMQHWYNLSDGAMEDALYEIASMRLFARLSLDSALPDRTTIMNFRHLLEQHQLARQLFKTINRWLAEAGVMMTQGTLVDATIIEAPSSTKNKEQQRDPEMHQTKKGNQWHFGMKAHIGVDAKSGLTHSLVTTAANEHDLNQLGNLLHGEEQFVSADAGYQGAPQREELAEVDVDWLIAERPGKVRTLKQHPRKNKTAINIEYMKASIRAKVEHPFRIIKRQFGFVKARYKGLLKNDNQLAMLFTLANLFRADQMIRQWERSH, from the coding sequence ATGAGTCATCAACTTACCTTCGCCGACAGTGAATTCAGCAGTAAGCGCCGTCAGACCAGAAAAGAGATTTTCTTGTCCCGCATGGAGCAGATTCTGCCATGGCAAAACATGGTGGAAGTCATCGAGCCGTTTTACCCCAAGGCTGGTAATGGCCGGCGACCTTATCCGCTGGAAACCATGCTACGCATTCACTGCATGCAGCATTGGTACAACCTGAGCGATGGCGCGATGGAAGATGCTCTGTACGAAATCGCCTCCATGCGTCTGTTTGCCCGGTTATCCCTGGATAGCGCCTTGCCGGACCGCACCACCATCATGAATTTCCGCCACCTGCTGGAGCAGCATCAACTGGCCCGCCAATTGTTCAAGACCATCAATCGCTGGCTGGCCGAAGCAGGCGTCATGATGACTCAAGGCACCTTGGTCGATGCCACCATCATTGAGGCACCCAGCTCGACCAAGAACAAAGAGCAGCAACGCGATCCGGAGATGCATCAGACCAAGAAAGGCAATCAGTGGCACTTTGGCATGAAGGCCCACATTGGTGTCGATGCCAAGAGTGGCCTGACCCACAGCCTAGTCACCACCGCGGCCAACGAGCATGACCTCAATCAGCTGGGTAATCTGCTGCATGGAGAGGAGCAATTTGTCTCAGCCGATGCCGGCTACCAAGGGGCGCCACAGCGCGAGGAGCTGGCCGAGGTGGATGTGGACTGGCTGATCGCCGAGCGCCCCGGCAAGGTAAGAACCTTGAAACAGCATCCACGCAAGAACAAAACGGCCATCAACATCGAATACATGAAAGCCAGCATCCGGGCCAAGGTGGAGCACCCATTTCGCATCATCAAGCGACAGTTCGGCTTCGTGAAAGCCAGATACAAGGGGTTGCTGAAAAACGATAACCAACTGGCGATGTTATTCACGCTGGCCAACCTGTTTCGGGCGGACCAAATGATACGTCAGTGGGAGAGATCTCACTAA
- a CDS encoding Hcp family type VI secretion system effector, whose amino-acid sequence MAIDMFLKVEGVTGESKDSNHTGWTDITSFSWGASQPGNMSVGGGGGAGKVNFNDLHVNALIDKSTTAILKHCASGKHLTKVELSVCKAGGQQVEYSRITLEDVLVTSVQYTGADNGDTVGVTYAFQAAKVKQQYWEQTTSGGKGAESSAGWNIKENKEA is encoded by the coding sequence ATGGCTATTGATATGTTTCTGAAGGTCGAGGGTGTTACGGGCGAATCTAAAGATTCTAACCACACCGGCTGGACTGATATTACCTCCTTCTCCTGGGGCGCTTCCCAGCCAGGTAATATGAGCGTTGGCGGTGGCGGCGGTGCCGGTAAAGTTAACTTTAACGACCTGCACGTTAACGCGCTGATCGACAAATCCACCACCGCTATCCTGAAACACTGCGCCAGCGGTAAACACCTGACCAAAGTTGAGCTGTCCGTCTGTAAAGCCGGCGGCCAGCAGGTGGAATACTCCCGCATCACGCTGGAAGATGTGCTGGTCACCTCTGTTCAGTACACCGGTGCAGACAACGGCGATACCGTTGGTGTGACCTATGCATTCCAGGCCGCGAAAGTGAAACAGCAGTACTGGGAGCAGACCACGTCTGGTGGTAAAGGTGCTGAAAGCAGCGCTGGCTGGAACATCAAAGAAAACAAAGAAGCGTAA
- a CDS encoding T6SS amidase immunity protein Tai4 family protein, which yields MTFYVCAGNNYPDFYHQQTYRQVLKDIVLARCLAQVADKGSQFSADAARSASAFIEWIPFDAENGTDKVDALIGKYKNQINGFHSERKPDVKGVTLNCLRLYHSDELNKLVPQVIIGDPDRTWIQDNPQ from the coding sequence ATGACCTTTTATGTGTGTGCCGGAAATAACTATCCTGATTTTTATCATCAGCAAACATACCGGCAGGTTTTAAAAGATATTGTTCTGGCGCGCTGCCTGGCGCAGGTAGCAGATAAAGGCAGCCAGTTTTCTGCTGATGCTGCCCGCAGTGCGAGTGCATTCATTGAGTGGATACCTTTTGATGCCGAAAATGGCACTGATAAAGTGGATGCCCTCATCGGAAAATATAAAAATCAAATTAACGGTTTTCATTCAGAGCGAAAACCCGATGTCAAAGGCGTAACCTTAAACTGTTTACGTCTTTATCATAGCGATGAGCTGAACAAACTGGTTCCGCAGGTCATCATAGGCGATCCTGACCGCACCTGGATTCAGGATAACCCGCAGTAG
- the tssC gene encoding type VI secretion system contractile sheath large subunit: MSNQTQQHEQQAGQAFSQDEFSALLNKEFRPKTDQARSAVENAVKTLAQQALENTVTFSNDTYRTIQNLIAGIDEQLSQQVNQIIHHEEFQKLESAWRGLSYLVNNTETDEMLKIRFMSISKQELGRTLKRFKGVGWDQSPIFKKIYEQEYGQFGGEPFGCIVGDYYFDHSPQDVELLGEMARIGSAAHCPFITGTAPGVMQMESWQELANPRDLTKIFQNTEYAAWRSLRESEDARYLGLVMPRFLSRLPYGIRTNPVDSFDFEEQTDGANHNSYSWANAAYAMAANINRSFKEYGWCTSIRGVESGGAVENLPCHTFPSDDGGVDMKCPTEIAISDRREAELAKNGFMPLVHRKNSDFAAFIGAQSLQKPAEYHDPDATANARLASRLPYLFACCRFAHYLKCIVRDKIGSFREREEMERWLNDWVMNYVDGDPANSSQETKSRKPLAAAEVQVQEIEDNPGYYAAKFFLRPHYQLEGLTVSLRLVSKLPSLKTKDA; the protein is encoded by the coding sequence ATGAGCAACCAGACTCAACAACACGAGCAGCAGGCGGGTCAGGCGTTCAGCCAGGATGAATTCAGCGCGCTGCTGAACAAAGAGTTCCGCCCAAAAACCGATCAGGCCCGTTCAGCCGTAGAAAACGCGGTTAAAACTCTGGCGCAGCAGGCGCTGGAAAATACCGTCACTTTCTCCAACGACACCTACCGCACCATTCAGAACCTGATCGCCGGTATCGACGAACAGCTGTCGCAGCAGGTAAACCAGATCATTCACCACGAAGAGTTTCAGAAGCTGGAGAGCGCCTGGCGCGGTCTGAGCTACCTGGTGAACAACACTGAAACTGACGAGATGCTGAAGATCCGCTTTATGAGCATCTCCAAGCAGGAGCTGGGCCGCACCCTGAAGCGCTTCAAGGGCGTGGGCTGGGATCAGAGCCCGATCTTCAAGAAAATTTACGAGCAGGAGTACGGTCAGTTCGGCGGCGAGCCGTTTGGCTGCATCGTGGGCGACTACTACTTCGACCACAGCCCGCAGGACGTTGAGCTGCTGGGCGAAATGGCGCGCATCGGCTCTGCGGCGCACTGTCCGTTTATCACCGGTACCGCGCCGGGCGTGATGCAGATGGAGTCCTGGCAGGAGCTGGCTAACCCGCGCGACCTGACCAAGATCTTCCAGAACACCGAATACGCCGCCTGGCGTTCGCTGCGTGAATCCGAAGATGCCCGCTATCTGGGCCTGGTGATGCCGCGCTTCCTGTCGCGCCTGCCGTACGGCATTCGCACCAACCCGGTCGACAGCTTTGACTTTGAAGAGCAGACCGACGGCGCGAACCACAACAGCTACTCCTGGGCTAACGCCGCGTATGCGATGGCCGCCAACATCAATCGCTCCTTCAAAGAGTACGGCTGGTGCACCTCGATTCGCGGCGTGGAGTCGGGCGGGGCGGTTGAAAACCTGCCGTGCCACACCTTCCCGAGCGATGACGGCGGCGTGGACATGAAGTGCCCGACCGAGATCGCCATCAGCGATCGTCGTGAAGCCGAGCTGGCGAAAAACGGCTTTATGCCGCTGGTTCACCGCAAAAACTCCGACTTTGCCGCCTTCATCGGCGCGCAGTCGCTGCAGAAACCGGCCGAGTACCATGACCCGGATGCCACCGCCAACGCGCGTCTGGCCTCTCGTCTGCCGTACCTGTTCGCCTGCTGCCGTTTTGCGCACTACCTGAAGTGCATCGTGCGCGACAAAATCGGCTCCTTCCGCGAGCGCGAAGAGATGGAACGCTGGCTAAACGACTGGGTCATGAACTACGTCGACGGTGACCCGGCGAACTCCTCTCAGGAGACCAAGTCCCGTAAACCGCTGGCGGCAGCGGAAGTGCAGGTGCAGGAGATTGAAGATAACCCGGGCTACTACGCCGCGAAGTTCTTCCTGCGTCCGCACTACCAGCTGGAAGGTCTGACCGTTTCCCTGCGTCTGGTTTCTAAACTGCCGTCGCTGAAGACGAAAGACGCGTAA